The following are encoded in a window of Solibacillus sp. FSL R7-0668 genomic DNA:
- a CDS encoding N-acetylmuramoyl-L-alanine amidase, translating to MRRWLALMFVMFCSMMVVVYETSASDKRFFLPEPLGGMKIVLDAGHGGLDGGASNGEIIEKEITLAITKKVARQLTRLGAEVILTRSKDGDVLSEHAPSENFPTNRERKKQDIFLREALVKQHEPDMFITIHANAIPNSKWRGAQVFYHKEGHANSEHLAKSIQQTIRETLENTTREALSIKQVYLLKKAEVPAVLVETGFLSNEEERNLLASESYQDKMAFAIARGIENYVHASFD from the coding sequence TTGAGGCGTTGGCTTGCACTAATGTTTGTCATGTTTTGCTCCATGATGGTCGTTGTTTATGAAACGAGCGCATCGGATAAACGGTTTTTTTTGCCTGAGCCATTAGGTGGTATGAAAATTGTGCTTGATGCAGGGCATGGAGGCTTAGATGGTGGGGCATCGAATGGGGAAATAATTGAAAAGGAAATTACGCTAGCGATTACCAAAAAGGTAGCGCGACAGCTGACACGGTTGGGGGCTGAAGTAATTTTAACACGCTCGAAAGATGGGGATGTATTAAGTGAGCATGCACCAAGCGAAAATTTCCCAACAAATCGTGAGCGCAAAAAGCAGGATATTTTCTTGCGCGAGGCGTTAGTCAAGCAGCATGAGCCGGATATGTTTATTACGATTCATGCCAATGCGATTCCAAATAGTAAGTGGCGTGGGGCACAGGTGTTTTATCATAAGGAAGGCCATGCAAACAGTGAGCATTTAGCGAAGTCCATTCAACAAACGATTCGCGAAACGTTAGAAAACACGACACGCGAGGCATTATCGATTAAGCAAGTCTATTTATTGAAAAAGGCAGAAGTTCCCGCTGTATTAGTGGAGACAGGCTTTTTAAGCAATGAAGAGGAACGAAACTTACTTGCAAGTGAGAGTTACCAAGACAAAATGGCATTTGCAATTGCGCGCGGCATCGAAAATTACGTACACGCATCATTCGACTAG
- a CDS encoding ABC transporter ATP-binding protein — protein sequence MARQGRLTGPIVKPKNQKQTLRRIWGYLRIQRVELMSVVVFVIMSTLLSLVGPYMIGQTIDNHIVKLDVSGAIRMALILAGVYTASSFLSWTQQIVMIRVSQKTIRRLRQQLFEQYQALPLSFFDRKQQGDLMSRMTNDVENLNAALSQSVIQIVSSFLTIIGTAFALFYLDWRLALVTLTIIPIIVWATKQIIKRSSVNYKERQRDLGNLNGYIEETISNADIITLFGKETATLAEFKIANEKLRGSAMRADIISGFMGPINNFMNNLGLSLVIGTGAIMAVASGLSIGVIASFVTYTRQFFRPINQLSNLLNTFQSAIAGSERVFEILDEAQEVADSPNAKEKATLNGDVVFEQVQFGYEPDKPVLKGINFTARAGETIAIVGPTGSGKTTIIQLLIRFYDATGGRILLDGESITNYKMSNVRDHVGVVLQDTYLFSGTVRENIRFGKLGATDAEVEEAAKMAYAHNFIKYLPEQYDTVLTSGGLNLSQGQRQLIAIARAILEDPDILILDEATSSVDTMTEVHIQKGLTNLMQGRTSFVIAHRLKTIENADQILVIKDGQILEQGNHETLMQAHGFYASLQQQLVAN from the coding sequence ATGGCTAGACAGGGGCGTTTAACAGGCCCGATTGTCAAACCGAAAAATCAAAAGCAAACATTACGACGCATTTGGGGTTATTTGCGTATTCAGCGTGTTGAATTAATGAGTGTTGTTGTATTTGTCATAATGAGTACGCTACTAAGTTTAGTCGGCCCGTATATGATTGGGCAAACGATTGACAACCACATCGTGAAGCTCGATGTGTCAGGTGCTATTCGAATGGCGCTAATTTTAGCGGGTGTTTATACAGCATCATCTTTTTTAAGTTGGACACAGCAAATTGTAATGATCCGTGTGTCGCAAAAAACGATTCGCCGCTTACGTCAGCAGCTATTTGAACAATATCAAGCATTGCCGCTGTCGTTTTTTGATCGCAAGCAGCAGGGCGATTTAATGAGCCGGATGACCAATGATGTGGAAAATCTAAACGCGGCATTGTCGCAAAGTGTGATTCAAATCGTATCGAGTTTTTTAACGATTATTGGGACGGCCTTTGCACTGTTTTATTTAGATTGGCGACTGGCACTCGTGACGTTAACGATTATTCCAATCATCGTCTGGGCAACGAAGCAAATTATTAAGCGCAGCAGTGTGAACTATAAGGAACGTCAGCGTGATTTAGGAAATTTGAACGGCTATATTGAAGAAACGATATCCAATGCGGATATTATTACACTGTTTGGTAAAGAAACCGCAACATTAGCTGAATTTAAAATAGCAAATGAAAAGCTACGCGGTTCTGCAATGCGTGCGGATATTATTTCGGGCTTCATGGGACCGATCAATAATTTTATGAACAACTTAGGTCTAAGCTTAGTTATCGGTACAGGGGCAATTATGGCTGTCGCCAGTGGTTTGTCGATCGGTGTGATTGCGTCATTTGTAACGTATACACGCCAATTTTTCCGTCCGATTAATCAATTATCGAATTTACTCAATACGTTTCAGTCAGCTATTGCTGGTTCCGAGCGTGTGTTTGAAATTTTAGATGAGGCTCAGGAAGTGGCGGATAGCCCGAATGCGAAAGAAAAGGCAACCTTAAATGGTGATGTCGTGTTCGAGCAAGTCCAGTTTGGTTATGAACCGGACAAGCCAGTGCTAAAGGGCATTAATTTTACGGCAAGGGCTGGGGAAACGATTGCCATTGTCGGTCCAACAGGTTCTGGGAAGACCACCATTATTCAGCTACTGATTCGTTTTTACGATGCGACGGGAGGGCGAATCTTATTAGACGGTGAGTCGATTACCAATTATAAAATGAGCAATGTGCGTGACCATGTAGGGGTTGTTCTGCAAGACACGTATTTATTTTCAGGGACGGTGCGTGAAAATATCCGATTTGGCAAGCTTGGTGCAACGGATGCGGAGGTAGAGGAAGCAGCGAAAATGGCCTACGCACATAATTTCATTAAATATTTACCAGAGCAGTATGATACCGTATTGACGAGTGGTGGCTTGAATTTAAGTCAGGGGCAGCGTCAATTAATCGCCATTGCACGAGCGATTTTAGAAGACCCGGATATTTTAATTTTAGATGAAGCGACGTCGAGTGTTGATACAATGACAGAGGTGCATATTCAAAAAGGCCTGACTAATTTAATGCAAGGACGGACAAGCTTCGTCATTGCACATCGTCTAAAAACAATTGAAAACGCCGATCAAATTTTAGTCATTAAAGATGGGCAAATTTTGGAGCAAGGTAATCATGAAACTTTAATGCAGGCGCATGGATTTTACGCATCACTGCAGCAACAACTTGTGGCGAATTAA
- a CDS encoding ABC transporter ATP-binding protein, whose product MRAVWKLAKYVKPYILFAIIAPVMMLIEVGMDLLQPTILQHIIDDGIAKSDTAYIVKMFGLMLVTSLIGLIGGVGCSIYASRTAVNFSTDLRQDLYETITYFSNKSKDQFTLGKLVTNLTSDIEMLQRALTMLLKIFVRGPMMFIGAIVIVFITARELFPILLVVVPILAFFMYYFTALSGKLFYKVQKVVDQVNTKVQENLAGIRVIKAYNRKGHQIEQFTDVNTELMKRSMMADQIIGVLGPLTMFVVNLGIVAALWLGAIKVDNNTLQVGVILAFINYLMMVMNGLMSSSNVLIQLARAIPSAERIVEVIEEQTELTNPKNVAKHPIQGSVTFENVHFSYVNGTEAVLKNVSFHVNAGETVGIIGMTGSGKSTLVKMLPRLFDVDQGIVKIDGRPIKDYDLQDLRAAIGYAPQKATLFSKTIANNLRYGKTEATDQELVEALAAANAQEFVDKLPAHFEHELTQGATNLSGGQKQRLAMARAFIRQPQLLILDDVTSAVDSMSEKAIQKAIATQFATATKFIVSSKISSIRHANQIFVMDDGEIIAQGTHEGLLETSALYQEMAKTQAEKGVTVGE is encoded by the coding sequence ATGCGGGCCGTTTGGAAGTTAGCGAAATACGTAAAGCCGTATATTCTTTTTGCGATTATCGCACCAGTGATGATGCTAATTGAGGTGGGGATGGATTTATTACAGCCAACCATTTTACAGCATATTATTGATGATGGGATTGCAAAAAGTGATACGGCGTATATCGTCAAAATGTTTGGTCTGATGTTAGTTACGTCATTGATTGGATTGATTGGGGGTGTTGGATGCTCGATTTATGCATCTCGCACAGCTGTCAACTTTTCAACCGATTTACGTCAGGATTTATATGAAACGATTACTTATTTCTCGAATAAAAGTAAGGATCAGTTTACGCTTGGTAAGCTAGTAACCAATTTAACGAGTGATATTGAAATGCTTCAGCGTGCGTTAACAATGCTGCTGAAAATTTTCGTGCGCGGTCCAATGATGTTTATCGGGGCAATTGTTATTGTTTTTATTACAGCGCGTGAGCTATTCCCGATTTTACTAGTCGTTGTGCCCATATTAGCATTTTTCATGTATTACTTTACAGCACTTTCAGGCAAGTTGTTCTATAAAGTGCAAAAGGTCGTGGATCAAGTCAATACGAAGGTGCAGGAAAATTTAGCTGGTATTCGTGTAATTAAAGCGTATAATCGCAAAGGCCACCAAATCGAGCAATTTACAGATGTTAATACAGAACTGATGAAGCGTAGCATGATGGCCGACCAAATTATTGGGGTATTAGGACCACTTACAATGTTTGTCGTCAACTTAGGAATTGTCGCTGCACTGTGGTTAGGGGCGATTAAGGTCGATAATAATACGCTTCAAGTCGGTGTAATCTTAGCGTTCATCAACTATTTAATGATGGTGATGAACGGCTTAATGAGCTCATCCAATGTCCTTATTCAATTAGCGCGCGCGATTCCAAGTGCCGAGCGTATTGTTGAAGTGATTGAAGAACAAACAGAGCTAACGAATCCTAAAAATGTGGCCAAGCATCCGATTCAAGGGAGTGTCACATTTGAAAACGTGCATTTTTCATATGTAAACGGAACTGAGGCCGTATTAAAAAATGTGAGCTTCCATGTGAATGCTGGTGAAACAGTTGGCATTATCGGCATGACAGGTAGTGGGAAGTCCACCTTAGTAAAAATGTTACCGAGACTTTTTGATGTCGATCAAGGCATTGTCAAAATAGATGGTAGACCAATTAAAGACTATGATTTACAGGACTTACGTGCAGCAATTGGCTATGCACCGCAAAAGGCCACACTGTTTTCCAAAACAATTGCGAATAATTTGCGTTACGGTAAAACGGAAGCAACGGATCAAGAACTAGTAGAGGCATTAGCAGCAGCCAATGCGCAGGAATTTGTCGATAAATTGCCCGCTCATTTCGAACATGAGCTAACACAGGGGGCAACGAATTTATCGGGAGGTCAAAAGCAGCGTCTTGCGATGGCACGCGCCTTCATTCGCCAACCACAACTATTAATATTAGATGATGTTACGAGCGCGGTTGATAGTATGTCTGAGAAAGCGATTCAAAAAGCCATTGCCACCCAATTTGCTACAGCTACGAAATTTATTGTTTCGTCAAAAATTTCATCGATTCGTCATGCCAATCAAATTTTCGTGATGGATGATGGAGAAATTATTGCACAGGGCACGCATGAGGGGCTGTTGGAAACAAGCGCATTATATCAAGAAATGGCGAAAACGCAGGCGGAAAAAGGGGTGACTGTAGGTGAATAG
- a CDS encoding 2-keto-3-deoxygluconate kinase — MRPEGRGRHGDGECSPRQKGAQTFRRGRALAFYRQLETRRDTLKKQLEAPELQSIHPVIAGELKATESIMNDFIELFQLNEILEQAQQED; from the coding sequence ATGCGACCAGAGGGAAGAGGACGCCATGGTGATGGAGAGTGCTCGCCACGTCAAAAAGGAGCGCAAACATTTCGTCGTGGGCGGGCGTTAGCGTTTTATCGTCAGTTGGAAACAAGAAGAGATACATTAAAAAAGCAGTTGGAGGCACCGGAATTACAGTCGATTCATCCTGTAATTGCGGGCGAGTTAAAGGCTACAGAATCCATTATGAATGATTTTATCGAGTTATTTCAGCTCAATGAAATTTTAGAACAGGCGCAACAGGAGGATTAA
- a CDS encoding methyl-accepting chemotaxis protein yields MNPKLKVIVDSIDFYQATYPEDACVLIFDTEKVIGYKRGKQVDLKITLGETVEQHRNTTSVRAMKSGKFLREERSAEGFGFPYIASSVPVIDHGQVVGVVTGVISNFRVSNMRIVAEELSGAVQEMSATTEQLAHASSDVSNRIEELSQYAELMNGNIQQINAIVNAVKDIAMHSKILGLNASIEAARSGEHGKGFAVVANEIQKMAQNSTDSANNIAKQLVDITNSIEHINAYTKQISAFTEEYTASMHEMSSGYISINQIGQKLLDLGEIKQ; encoded by the coding sequence ATGAACCCGAAATTAAAGGTCATTGTGGATTCAATTGATTTTTATCAAGCGACCTATCCTGAAGATGCTTGCGTTTTGATTTTTGATACAGAAAAAGTCATTGGCTACAAACGGGGAAAACAAGTCGATTTAAAAATTACGCTTGGCGAAACGGTGGAGCAGCATCGAAATACAACAAGTGTACGTGCGATGAAAAGTGGCAAATTTTTGCGCGAAGAACGTAGCGCTGAAGGTTTCGGCTTCCCTTATATTGCCTCATCTGTACCAGTCATTGATCATGGCCAAGTTGTCGGGGTTGTAACAGGTGTTATCTCAAACTTCCGCGTCAGCAATATGCGCATCGTGGCCGAGGAACTTTCAGGTGCTGTCCAAGAAATGTCAGCCACTACTGAACAGCTTGCACATGCCAGTTCGGATGTTTCTAATCGTATTGAGGAGCTATCGCAATATGCCGAGCTGATGAATGGCAATATCCAACAAATTAACGCCATTGTAAATGCAGTAAAAGATATCGCCATGCATTCAAAAATTTTAGGCTTGAACGCTTCCATCGAGGCCGCTCGCTCTGGTGAACATGGGAAAGGTTTTGCTGTTGTCGCTAACGAGATTCAAAAAATGGCCCAAAACAGTACCGATAGCGCCAATAACATCGCCAAACAGCTTGTGGATATTACAAATTCCATCGAACATATAAATGCTTATACGAAACAAATATCAGCATTCACGGAAGAATACACAGCAAGCATGCACGAAATGAGTAGCGGCTACATAAGTATCAATCAAATCGGACAAAAGCTACTCGACCTTGGCGAAATTAAGCAATAA
- a CDS encoding C45 family peptidase, whose protein sequence is MKKVTSDVLQFKGSHYDFGVYQGALLKQSPLLKNRETMYKRFIQKFTVDAPQIKHLLNTYAPHLTDEIEGLAYALDLSETEALLHFAGYYANSKSGCSITTNSHYMIRNYDNAPNSYDGRFVFFAPTDSGFASMGPTMQVTGRMDGLNEKGLAIGYNFVNSKNNGDGFVCNMIGRMLLERCASVDDAIELLHDIPHKHSFNYVLLDAAGNAKIVEASPRHIAVREHTACTNHFTILLEENRYRMEDSLAREQVISDAQQNELTVQEAFTLMNGIDRGVFATKYGAWDGTLHTAGDLPSERKAIFALGGDALPVLFDLDAWLEGERLLITRLNGVLDAKEGFANQ, encoded by the coding sequence ATGAAAAAAGTTACAAGTGACGTCCTACAATTCAAAGGCTCACATTATGATTTTGGCGTTTATCAAGGAGCACTATTAAAACAATCACCGCTTTTAAAAAACAGAGAAACTATGTATAAACGATTCATCCAAAAATTCACCGTGGATGCACCACAGATTAAACACTTATTGAATACATATGCACCGCACCTGACAGATGAAATTGAGGGGCTTGCCTATGCATTAGACCTTTCCGAAACAGAAGCATTGCTCCATTTTGCCGGCTACTATGCCAATAGTAAGAGTGGCTGCTCGATTACGACAAACTCGCACTACATGATTCGTAATTACGATAATGCGCCTAACTCTTACGATGGGCGCTTCGTATTCTTTGCTCCAACCGATTCGGGCTTTGCATCGATGGGTCCCACAATGCAGGTCACGGGAAGAATGGACGGACTAAACGAAAAGGGACTCGCAATTGGCTATAATTTCGTCAATTCCAAAAACAATGGAGATGGCTTTGTTTGTAATATGATTGGTCGTATGCTTCTTGAACGCTGTGCGTCTGTAGATGATGCTATCGAGCTACTACATGACATTCCACATAAGCATTCCTTTAACTATGTATTATTGGATGCAGCTGGAAACGCCAAAATTGTTGAGGCATCCCCACGTCATATTGCCGTACGTGAACATACTGCTTGTACCAATCATTTCACCATTTTACTCGAAGAAAACCGCTATCGTATGGAGGATTCACTTGCACGTGAACAAGTCATTTCAGATGCACAACAAAATGAGCTAACAGTGCAGGAAGCCTTTACGTTAATGAACGGCATTGACCGCGGTGTATTCGCAACAAAGTACGGCGCTTGGGACGGTACGCTTCATACAGCTGGTGATTTACCAAGTGAGCGCAAGGCTATTTTTGCGCTTGGTGGTGATGCTTTGCCTGTACTGTTTGATTTAGATGCATGGCTTGAAGGAGAGCGCTTATTGATTACGAGGCTAAATGGTGTGCTCGATGCTAAAGAGGGCTTTGCGAATCAATGA
- the rpsI gene encoding 30S ribosomal protein S9, with amino-acid sequence MAQVQYIGTGRRKSSTARVRLVPGEGKVVINNRDVADYLPYETLHLIINQPLEATETKGSYDVHVNVNGGGFTGQAGAIRHGIARALLQVDPDFRSALKAAGLLTRDSRMKERKKPGLRGARRAPQFSKR; translated from the coding sequence TTGGCACAAGTACAATACATCGGCACAGGTCGCCGTAAAAGCTCAACTGCTCGCGTACGTTTAGTACCAGGCGAAGGTAAAGTAGTAATCAACAACCGTGATGTTGCAGATTACCTACCATACGAAACTTTACACTTAATCATCAACCAACCATTAGAAGCAACTGAAACTAAAGGTTCTTATGACGTTCACGTTAACGTAAACGGTGGTGGATTCACAGGTCAAGCTGGAGCAATTCGTCACGGTATCGCTCGTGCATTATTACAAGTTGACCCAGACTTCCGTTCAGCTTTAAAAGCTGCAGGTCTATTAACTCGTGATTCTCGCATGAAAGAACGTAAAAAACCAGGTTTACGCGGCGCTCGTCGTGCACCTCAGTTCTCAAAACGATAA
- the rplM gene encoding 50S ribosomal protein L13: MRTTFMAKGQEVERKWLVVDAEGQTLGRLASEVAAILRGKHKPTFTPNVDTGDHVIIINADKIELTGNKLQKKIYYRHTQFSGGLKQRTAGEMKEKYPTQMLELAIKGMLPKNSLGRQMFSKLNVYTGSEHPHAAQKPEAYELRG, from the coding sequence ATGCGCACAACTTTCATGGCTAAAGGTCAAGAAGTAGAACGTAAATGGTTAGTAGTTGACGCAGAAGGCCAAACATTAGGTCGTTTAGCTTCTGAAGTAGCTGCTATCTTACGCGGTAAACATAAACCAACTTTCACACCAAACGTTGACACAGGTGATCACGTAATCATCATCAACGCTGACAAAATTGAGTTAACAGGTAACAAATTACAAAAGAAAATTTACTACCGTCACACTCAATTCTCTGGTGGTTTAAAACAACGTACAGCTGGAGAAATGAAAGAAAAGTACCCAACTCAAATGTTAGAATTAGCAATCAAAGGTATGCTTCCAAAGAACTCTTTAGGTCGTCAAATGTTCTCTAAACTGAACGTTTACACTGGTTCTGAGCATCCACATGCTGCACAAAAACCAGAAGCTTACGAGCTACGTGGTTAA
- the truA gene encoding tRNA pseudouridine(38-40) synthase TruA has protein sequence MMRLRATISYDGTQFAGYQVQPGERTVQLEIEKVLAKMHKGAMVKITASGRTDARVHATGQVIHFDTSLQIPIEKYQKALNVQLPRDIRVVAMAQVADDFHARYDVSGKRYRYIWDCSAVQSPFRRHYAVETNGMKPDVEAMQQAAAAIIGTHDFSCFCAANTSVVDKVRTVHGLELSWHGEELHMAISGTGFLYNMVRIIAGTLWEVGTGRREVGSVAQAIASLDRANAGKTAPAHGLYLEQVFYE, from the coding sequence ATGATGAGATTAAGAGCAACGATTAGCTATGATGGTACGCAGTTTGCTGGCTATCAAGTGCAGCCAGGCGAGCGTACGGTTCAGCTTGAAATTGAAAAGGTATTAGCTAAGATGCATAAGGGTGCTATGGTAAAAATTACGGCAAGTGGTCGTACCGATGCACGCGTACATGCGACAGGGCAAGTCATTCATTTTGATACATCACTTCAGATTCCTATTGAAAAGTATCAGAAGGCATTAAATGTACAACTCCCACGCGATATTCGTGTAGTAGCAATGGCACAAGTGGCAGATGACTTTCATGCGCGCTATGATGTGTCAGGCAAGCGCTATCGATATATTTGGGATTGTAGCGCAGTACAAAGCCCATTTCGTCGCCATTACGCAGTTGAGACAAATGGTATGAAGCCGGATGTAGAAGCGATGCAACAAGCGGCTGCTGCGATTATTGGGACACATGATTTTAGCTGCTTTTGTGCGGCGAATACAAGTGTCGTTGATAAGGTGCGTACGGTGCATGGATTAGAGCTTAGTTGGCACGGCGAGGAATTGCATATGGCAATCTCAGGTACAGGCTTCTTATACAATATGGTCCGCATTATTGCAGGCACGTTATGGGAAGTTGGCACAGGGCGTCGTGAGGTGGGTTCTGTTGCACAGGCCATTGCTTCACTGGATCGTGCAAATGCTGGTAAAACAGCGCCTGCACATGGCTTATATTTAGAACAAGTTTTTTATGAATAA
- a CDS encoding energy-coupling factor transporter transmembrane component T family protein, with translation MMEKMIFGRYIPGDSLVHKLDPRSKLLFVFAFIIVVFLANNVVTYAILLGLTLFVILLSKIRLYFLINGLKPVIFLMLFTLILHLVMTKEGAVIFDLGFMKIYEGGLRQGVFISLRFLMLVFMTSILTLTTSPISITDGLETLLNPFKRFKLPVHELALMMSISLRFIPTLMDETAKIMKAQMARGSDLSAGPIKDRLKAVVPLLVPLFVSAFKRAEDLATAMEVRGYRGGEGRTKYRQLKWMARDTINLALLVIVAIILFMLRS, from the coding sequence ATGATGGAGAAAATGATTTTCGGCCGGTATATTCCGGGGGATTCATTAGTTCATAAGCTGGATCCACGCTCAAAATTATTGTTTGTCTTTGCGTTTATTATTGTCGTGTTTTTAGCCAATAATGTCGTGACCTATGCGATTTTGTTGGGCTTGACACTTTTTGTGATTTTGCTTTCCAAAATCCGCCTATATTTTTTAATTAATGGGCTTAAGCCCGTCATTTTTTTAATGCTATTCACGCTGATTTTGCATTTAGTAATGACAAAAGAGGGTGCGGTTATTTTCGATTTAGGCTTTATGAAAATTTATGAAGGTGGCTTGCGTCAAGGGGTGTTCATTTCGTTACGGTTCTTAATGCTCGTGTTTATGACATCGATTTTAACATTAACAACGTCACCTATTTCGATAACAGACGGTCTAGAAACATTGTTAAATCCATTTAAACGCTTCAAGCTACCGGTGCATGAGCTGGCGTTGATGATGTCGATTTCATTGCGCTTTATTCCTACATTGATGGACGAGACAGCTAAAATTATGAAGGCACAGATGGCACGTGGCTCGGATTTAAGTGCCGGACCAATCAAGGATCGTTTAAAGGCGGTTGTGCCACTGTTAGTACCGCTATTTGTTAGTGCGTTTAAGCGTGCGGAGGATTTAGCAACAGCGATGGAAGTACGTGGCTATCGTGGTGGAGAGGGGCGTACGAAATACCGTCAGCTTAAATGGATGGCTAGAGATACAATTAACTTAGCACTACTTGTAATCGTGGCCATTATCCTATTTATGCTGCGTAGCTAG
- a CDS encoding energy-coupling factor ABC transporter ATP-binding protein, which produces MDIQLQQVSYAYSKGTPFEKYALHDVNLAIKSGTYQAIIGHTGSGKSTILQHFNGLLKPSEGTVKIGERIIEAEKKAKDLKAVRQKVGIVFQFPEHQLFEETVLKDIMFGPMNFGVSQQEAEKRARHLITLVGLPESILDKSPFDLSGGQMRRVAIAGVLAMEPEVIVLDEPTAGLDPRGQKEIMDLFYELHQTKGLTTILVTHSMEDAARYADQVAIMHEGSCVLIGEPQDIFGNEQLLAKYRLEPPRVVKFQRQVEKMLGKQLTKTCLTEEELALEIGHTVRKERDEA; this is translated from the coding sequence ATGGACATCCAACTTCAACAAGTAAGCTATGCCTACTCCAAAGGCACGCCATTTGAAAAGTATGCATTGCATGATGTGAACTTAGCGATTAAAAGTGGTACATATCAGGCGATTATTGGACATACAGGTTCTGGTAAGTCGACAATATTGCAGCATTTTAATGGGTTGTTAAAGCCGTCAGAAGGTACAGTGAAAATTGGTGAGCGCATAATTGAAGCCGAAAAAAAAGCGAAAGACTTAAAGGCCGTTCGTCAAAAGGTCGGGATTGTTTTTCAATTTCCAGAGCATCAATTATTTGAAGAAACGGTTTTAAAGGATATCATGTTTGGACCGATGAATTTCGGTGTTTCGCAACAGGAAGCGGAAAAGCGAGCACGTCATTTAATTACGCTTGTAGGCTTACCGGAAAGTATTTTAGATAAGTCCCCATTCGATTTATCAGGTGGGCAAATGCGGCGTGTGGCCATTGCGGGAGTGCTTGCTATGGAGCCAGAAGTGATTGTGCTAGACGAGCCTACTGCGGGGCTTGATCCTCGAGGTCAAAAGGAAATTATGGACTTATTTTATGAGTTACATCAAACAAAGGGCTTAACGACGATTTTGGTAACGCATAGTATGGAAGACGCAGCACGCTATGCAGACCAAGTAGCAATCATGCATGAAGGTAGCTGTGTGCTAATTGGCGAGCCACAGGACATTTTTGGAAATGAACAGTTGCTGGCAAAGTATCGTTTAGAGCCACCACGCGTTGTTAAATTCCAGCGTCAAGTGGAAAAAATGTTGGGAAAGCAATTGACGAAAACATGCTTAACGGAAGAAGAATTGGCACTTGAAATTGGCCACACTGTTCGAAAGGAGCGTGATGAGGCATGA
- a CDS encoding energy-coupling factor ABC transporter ATP-binding protein translates to MKDEILSFNNVTFSYTPDEETVRNAVEDVTFSINKGEWIAIVGHNGSGKSTMAKLMSGLLLPQQGEVRIKRDVITEENIWDIRAQIGMVFQNPDNQFVGATVQDDVAFSLENNGVPHEEMVQRVKLALQQVKMESYINHEPHHLSGGQKQRVAIAGALAMKPQILILDEATSMLDPQGREEVLTIVQALREEIGLTVLAITHDLEEAMLADRIIFMNEGKKYAQGTPSEIFALGEELVKFGLDLPFAMKMTKLLQAQGIQLVGKHMTEEELVNDLWTSNFNK, encoded by the coding sequence ATGAAGGATGAGATTTTATCATTTAATAATGTGACATTCTCTTATACACCGGACGAAGAGACCGTACGAAACGCTGTGGAAGATGTGACGTTTTCAATTAATAAAGGTGAGTGGATTGCGATTGTAGGCCATAACGGCTCAGGCAAGTCGACGATGGCAAAGCTTATGAGCGGTTTGTTGCTTCCTCAGCAAGGTGAAGTACGTATTAAGCGTGATGTGATTACAGAAGAAAATATTTGGGACATCCGTGCACAAATTGGGATGGTGTTTCAAAATCCAGATAACCAATTCGTCGGTGCTACGGTGCAAGATGATGTCGCGTTTTCATTAGAAAATAACGGCGTCCCCCATGAAGAAATGGTACAACGTGTAAAGTTGGCCTTACAGCAAGTTAAAATGGAGAGCTATATCAATCACGAGCCGCATCATTTATCAGGTGGACAAAAGCAACGTGTCGCGATTGCGGGGGCGTTGGCGATGAAGCCGCAAATTCTGATTTTAGATGAGGCGACTTCGATGCTAGACCCGCAAGGACGAGAGGAAGTATTGACGATTGTTCAGGCGCTACGTGAAGAAATTGGCTTAACGGTATTGGCCATTACACATGATTTAGAAGAGGCTATGTTAGCTGATCGTATTATTTTTATGAATGAAGGGAAAAAGTATGCGCAAGGTACACCGTCAGAAATTTTTGCATTAGGTGAGGAGCTTGTGAAATTTGGGCTCGATTTACCCTTTGCAATGAAAATGACAAAACTTTTACAAGCACAAGGCATACAGCTTGTAGGAAAACATATGACAGAAGAAGAGCTGGTGAATGATTTATGGACATCCAACTTCAACAAGTAA